One Mytilus trossulus isolate FHL-02 chromosome 5, PNRI_Mtr1.1.1.hap1, whole genome shotgun sequence DNA segment encodes these proteins:
- the LOC134717905 gene encoding uncharacterized protein LOC134717905, translated as MAQQNKPSKSALIHKKRKCDDSEPCREDDSWPRFIVIKGTEEKPISKISPFVIHKQIQSVAGTVKKVSKMRSGNLLVECSNKSQSTNLLTMSTISNFPVSASPHNSLNSCKGIIRDRSQYLGDLTVEEIEELSSQGVTNVIRFQIKKNGNIIKLNTYLLTFRTPTPPPSITLGCFGIRVDMFIPNSIRCFTCQKFGHGSKQCRGKQRCFMCSDEGHEGTNCHSESSKCVNCGESHFSSSRDCPVYLKEKNIIKIKTERNISYPEAKQIASVSNDLLVSNRPSYASKVVRSFSHENTQTRMTWPIDADNFKMLPVETEPTDRILIPRKPISSKTSTQSTQSSLQSSLSSPKKK; from the coding sequence ATGGCACAACAAAACAAACCCTCTAAATCAGCTTTAAtacataagaaaagaaaatgtgatgATTCAGAGCCCTGTCGGGAAGATGACAGTTGGCCCAGATTTATTGTTATAAAAGGAACAGAAGAAAaaccaatttcaaaaatatcgcCCTTTGTAAttcacaaacaaattcaaagcgTTGCTGGTACtgttaaaaaagtttcaaaaatgagATCTGGCAATTTGTTGGTTGAATGTTCCAACAAAAgtcaatcaacaaatttactTACAATGTCTACAATATCAAACTTTCCTGTTTCTGCCTCTCCTCATAACAGTTTGAACAGCTGTAAGGGGATCATTCGAGACAGAAGTCAATACCTTGGTGACCTTACCGTGGAAGAAATCGAGGAACTTTCAAGCCAAGGTGTAACTAATGTTAttagatttcaaattaaaaagaatggaaatataatcaaattaaatacttaTCTTTTGACCTTTAGAACTCCAACTCCTCCTCCATCTATTACTTTAGGTTGCTTCGGAATCAGAGTTGACATGTTTATCCCAAACTCAATTCGATGCTTTACTTGTCAAAAGTTTGGTCATGGAAGCAAACAATGTCGTGGTAAGCAGAGATGCTTCATGTGTTCTGACGAAGGACACGAGGGAACAAACTGTCACTCTGAATCTTCTAAATGTGTAAACTGTGGTGAATCCCATTTTTCATCGTCTAGGGACTGCCCTGTTtaccttaaagaaaaaaatattattaaaattaaaacagaaagaaacatTAGTTACCCAGAAGCTAAACAGATAGCTTCTGTTTCGAATGATCTCCTTGTTTCAAACAGACCATCGTACGCCAGCAAAGTTGTCCGCTCATTCAGTCACGAGAATACACAAACTCGCATGACTTGGCCTATTGATGcggacaattttaaaatgctgCCTGTTGAAACAGAACCTACCGATAGAATATTAATTCCAAGAAAACCAATATCTTCCAAAACCAGTACTCAGTCAACTCAATCTTCCCTACAGAGCTCACtatcatcaccaaaaaaaaaatga